The Toxorhynchites rutilus septentrionalis strain SRP chromosome 1, ASM2978413v1, whole genome shotgun sequence genome contains the following window.
GTCAATGAAATCTATTTTTCAAGTacattttgcttgaaaaaaaaatacttgcacTTGCAGTGAAATGTTTCTCCtatcaaaaaaacaaatggacTTTGTTTATTCACCTTTTTGTTCGAACCACAATTTTACCCAAAAATATTATGTTTCTGCTGAAAGCTACGCGCAGCTGAGAGACTAAGGTATCGAATATTCATGGAATGTTTGCGTAACACTGCGAAGCGtttatccagatttttcacATAGAAAAAGAATTATCTTTTTGATAACCACTGTTCGTAGAACATCAACCAAAACATCCTCATCGTCCACCAAAGAGCAATGAAATATTTCTGCTGGTGTACTGATGGAAAGGCTTCCGGTGATAATCAAAACATTGCCTCCACCTGAAGCCAACTTGAAGGTAAGTGGGATCCAATTGAATGTATTTATATCAttaatttgtttcttttttttttctttctaataCCAGGCCAAATCAAGTTCGAAAACAGCCTCAAATCAAATCATGATTTTCGTAAGGAAACGGAGAAACGACAGGTGGAATTACTGGAAGGCGGGTAGCTTAATTTGAATAAGGAAGCATTGAAGCAAACCGCTCAGAATTTGTAGGATGGTTTAACGATGAATTCAGCAAGTTCAAGCCAGCTCCGCGCATTATTGAGGCCGACAAAAAAGATATGTATCATTGAATCACAAGCTGGAGGAAACACTGAGATTACAGACGGAACACAAGTTGGGCGATAGAAGTTTATATCTACTACCTCAGGACAAACATATAGCAGATGAATCATTAAGACAAACCGCAGGAGTTCTAAAGGATGCTGGTGATGAAATGCTGTCAGTATCATTCGTAGTGTTCCACAAAGCAGTTGGCTTGAGCTTGAGTTTCTGGTGCGTGCTGAAAACTCAGACGGCAAACAACAGGAAAGAACGTTAAATAGCAATGGTTGGATTAATTTGAGCTAcagaaaattttgaatgaatctCATTATCAAAATGTATCACAGTTTTTCCTGTAATGATCCTAGCGCATAAACAAAAACCGGTTTTGCAGCTCGAAAATTTCGTTATATTTACATCAATCGCTAGAAAGATTTATGTCGACCGGCCTgataggaaggaaggaaggtcttgtattatagagactttaaacttttgcagttcattcgtctctagccttgagaaaggccctttgaaaactctactctactctattactctactccagcgctaccacctgcgccctcttgccttgagaaaggcactcgatccctcgccgtccagctcgtccagcaacgatgttgtccagtcggtgtccacacaaacaATGTGGCCTGATAGACGTTGGTATGCTCGGGAACTAGACCTAAATTTCCTGGTCCGTTGCAGTTTTGAGGTGGTGTGCGGGATGGCTGGAGATTCTTGGCCGTTTGGAAACGTCCGGTGCTGTTCATTGTGACCACAATACCAGAATCGATTTGATGTCTAATGCGCAGGCTTCAATAGTTATACCTAACTGGCAGAATTTGAAacgtttttcattaaatcgttgATACAGCATTTAATTTAAAAGAGATTAAAAGtgcaaataatataattctaacGTACAGAATCATGAAAACTTAAACTTGGCTGATGTAAAACTGAATTGTATTAAGGTTCGGAGAAGTTCAGAAgccaataatactgaaatttcagttcctGCCGAAATGTCAGTTGGGCCCGTATGTTTTTTTACGCTAAAATTAATCGATGAAAAAAGTTGTGTTCGTTCTTATTAATTCGATTGTTTTTGCTTTTAAAAACAATGCTTCCTCTTATAaggattattataagaaaagtgacACTTTTCTCCCCTTATGATTATCGGATATCTTTTAACATtcctattgttttttttacaacaattttcttcttcttctttttggctttaagagggtttaaacttttcagttcattcgcctctaattacaacaattttgaatttatCCATATGACCCATTGGATATCCATCAAATTCAACTTtaatatttgttttcatttgtgtTTCGCAGCTAATAGTGAAAATTCAAAagttgaaaaagttgttatcaAGTGGATTAAGAGCACaggtatttttttcatagtacGATGCATTGAACCATTAACCTTCAGTTCTTCAAAAACATTCAGTAGTGTTATCCGATTCAGAAGTTAGTTGATTTCTACAACGAAGATGATCTCGTGGATGACGAAGAGGAGCTGCAAAATATTTCATTAACACGCAGAAACATCCGTGACACTTCGAATCCGCTTTCGTTATCAGACAATAAGTAAGTATTTATTTTGTctggtaatttttcaaaaaaatatttatttaattatttaaaaattaaatttctttaagttgtatgaatttttttagACTTAGTAAGGAGGCTATTCATTATCTGGTCGACATGACAAAAACCCATTTCAAGGTTGGCTACAGGAATACGGCTGTATTACCAGTCTTGAAAATATGTGCATCGCTTCGATTCCTTGCTACGGGAAGTTACCAACAATGTGTCGGTAACGACATGCATCTGGGTTTGAGCCAACCtatggtctcaaatgttctagCAGAATTTCTGAAGGTGATGGAAGATAAGATATGTCCGTTATGGATCAAAGCACGAATGTCAGAAGAAGAGAAACAGAATTCAAAAAGAAATTTCTACAGCAAAAGTGGTATCCCAGGCATCACTCAAGTAGTAGATTGCACGCATATCAAGATTATTTCTCCTGGGAAAGACATCTGTCATAATTATTATAATAGAAAGGGATTCTACAGCCTGAACGTTTTGATTGTAAGTTTAACTGAGTGTCTTgacaaataaatttattatattgTTAGTTAACCTATTAGACTTGCGACCATGACTCTATTATTCGCTTTGTAGAAGCTAGATATGCCGGATCACATCACGACGTCTTCATATGGAATATTTGTGCACTGCGCCAAATGTTGTACGATGCATACGAAGACGGCGATAGACAAACAAGGCTTCTCGGTAAGAATGCCGTTTTTTAAGGTTTTCAAACAAATGTACAACGTTGAAATAATACAAATAAAACTCTAGAAAGATTATATGAAAAGGAATAAACCTGGGTCTgttatttttctctttttacATTTAAAATTCAATACAACGCAAAAAAGTAATTGTACTCGAGAATAAAGTAAAGTTTCAAAGTTGTGTTAACTCTGTAATGTTGTAATATTCGATAGGATGTGCTTCATAATGTGTCCGCCATGAGAATAATTCGGaatgtttaatttattttttgtgaagGTTCGATTAGTTTAAATTTGTAACTGTGtatattgattgaaaaaaaacgtGCAAAAAACCAAAACACGTTGTTGTGTATTTTATGCCGTATTGTACCCTGTCTAATTCACAATTACCATTTTAGGAGATGCTGGATTTCCACAAGAACATGTGCTGTTAACGCCTTACAGGAACGCTAGAGTTGGTAGTTTGGAACAGCGTTTCaacatcaagcattgtcaaGCTCGAATCATTATTGAAAGAGTGATTGGAATATTGAAGTCTCGTTTCCGATGTTTGCTAGGTGCTAGGGAATTGCATTACTCTCCAGTGAAGGCAACATCAATCGTAAATGTTTATGTTGCTCTTCACAATATATGTCGTACATATAGAGTATCAGACCCACCGATTCAAAATATTAGTAATGACATGGAAGAAATAGACTATTCTAGCAATGAAGAAGCTAGTGCCATATATATCAGAGATACTATTAGAGATAGTTTGTAATGTTGTAGTAATCTGGatatatgaaataaaaatgacgcttcAGTCGAATAATTTATTCGCCTGAGTCACATTCAATATAACATACTACATCTATTAAACTCACACTAATTTTACCCTACACGCAAAATATATTAACATATTTCCTTCCACGTACACGCAATTTCATTCTGTAGATCGCTCCTTCAGCTCTAACTCGCGACGTTATAACTCAATTTCTTTTTGCTGAAGTTCTAGCTCTCTTATTTTTAACTGCATCTTTTCTTGATTGTCTAACGATTTTTGCCTTGCGCTTTCTCTCAAAATTTCATTCTATTCCTTTTGTGCATCGACAAGTTTCTGAAAATCTGAGGACTTTTGCCTTGCCTCTTCTTTGAACATTTCATTTTGTTCTACTTGAGCTTCTGTAAGTTTTTGCAAGTTTTTCGCTATTTTGTAAGTATTTTCCtcgattttcttcatttttttcaacgcTTCTTCGTGCATGTCTGTCTGTTTTTTTAGCAAATCAATACGCTCTTCTACCAATTCTCTACGACGTTTTGGGCGACGTGGAGTTGAATATGAAGGTGTCATATGAATCAAGCCTGTTTCATCTATTACATCGTCATCCATTGTTGGAGAAATAATATTTTGTGATGTTTCTCCGAGGTAATTACTTTGGTCTGCGCATGCCGTGGGCGAGTTACATACATTCTCGTTGACTTCAGTATTTTCATCACACCCGAATGATTTGCCTGCCGGATATATGTTGCCTGAGATGTTCAGTAGAGCGTCAATTTCTTGTTGCAGCGGCGTCAATTGTTTTATTGTATTAGGGCCACCGCCTGTGGCTCTGAACTCTCGCTTGTTGTATGCTagtgtttttttcaactttcctCGCATATCAATCCAaaactgtaataaaaaaacattattgatttgCTAGATATCTCAGCTTTAGCAAATGGTATAGAAAATTTGGTATAGTACAACAATAAAAAcgaaaattgctgacaaaagtaacgTACTAATGTACGTTAGCAGTGATAGACAAATGTTAGGAAGGAAattcgattgaaaaaaaaatcacagaatATGATGAAATTTACATATgaaagttatatatatatatatatatatatatatatatatatatatatatatatatcatagaagaaacacttactttctgcTATTCTTAACCAGCATTAAGatcctcactgaattcctcccacTTTTCCTTCACAGCaattctatttgaactgcctccacaaaagCCTCGAGCAATGTCCACATTCGCTTTCATCAGTTCAACGAGCCGTTCAAACTGGtagtgatttgtttttttcttttgtccgCTCATTTtgagccactgaaatatgcgctggaacAAAATTCTGCGTTGTAAATTTTAACATCTATtatctattattattattatattatctattattattattatattatttttattattattctatatataaaaatggagtgatgtctgtctgtctgtctgattcttatagactcggaaactactgaaccgatcgacatgaaaattggtatgtaggggtttttgggaaggttttcgtgatattttgagacccctcccccctctctaagggggggctgccatacaaatgaaacacaaatttctgcattactcggaaattaaccaagcaaacgaaaccaaagttggcatgtgaaagttttagggtgcaataaatgtttctatgatggttagacagtccttcccccactcaaagggggggctgccatacaaatgaaacacaaatttctgcattactcgagaattaatcaagcaaatgaaaccaaatttggcatgtggaggttttaggatgcaataaatgtttctatggtgataaaatactccttccccctctcttagagtgggctgccatacaaatgaaacacaattttttgcattactcggaaattaatcaatcaaacgaaaccaaagttagcatgtgaaagttttagggtgcaataaatgtttctatgatggttagacagtccttccccccactcaaagggggggggggaggctgccatacaaatgaaacacaaatttctgcattactcgagaattaatgaagcaaatgaaaccaaatttggcatgtggaggttttaggatgcaataaatgtttctatggtgataagatactccttccccctctcttagagggggctgccgtacaaatgaaacacaaatttttgcattacccgagaattaatcaagcaaattaaaccaaattaggcatatggaaactttagggtgcaatgaatgtttctatggtggttagatacccctcccccctctcttaggggtggctgccatacaaataaaacacaaatttctgcattactcgagaattaatcaagtaaatgggcgggacgaagtttgccgggttagctagtgataaataaaaatgattctgGATTGAGCACTTACTTTGTATATATTATGCTGGCAGCACCggaaaacaaatactgatcaaaacaaacgaacgaatcaaaacatacaacaaaaacaacaattaaaCCAAAACAAACTGCTCGAAAAATTATGACAGTTGtaccgatagctatcactcgctcgctgctatcgaattgctcgatttctataatagcaAAATagggctaacgagcaaaattcttatcgcctcgatttctataatagggcccaatatcACACGCTTCTGCTTCGCCTGGTCCTAGATTGCTGCTTCGATAAAATGTGCACACACTCTCATGGTTTTTCCGAGTGGGGTAATACAACTTAGCGCATTTATCTAACTAAACAAGTATttaattcttctttttttcctttgctAAAGGAgcctttaaatcttacgtttcaTTCAGTATTCAATTACAGTTCAATCCGACACTCAAATAAAGAAAACCAACAAGCCTTTGTGTAACATTTACGTCACAAAAACTAACTTTTATATTATAACTTTGTATGCAGTTTCTTTCCGAGTTCCATTTGCCAATTTGATTATGCATTATGCCGGACTATCTATTTACTAGTGGCTTGTGTTAAGGGTTCTAATTAACGGGGCTGCTCGTCACTCAATGAGGTGTCTGATTCATTTGCAGAGGATTCCAATACGTGGGATTGCTTGCAGCATGGCGATGATCTCGAATCCGCATTATAGGCCAATTCCAAAAGCATCGACCTCATTGGTGCTTTTGATGACGACTCCAATGGAAGGAATTTCTCGCCAAATGGCGATACTATTTGGATTCCGGACAGCGAAGGTTCCAATAAACGGGATTTCTTGCACGATGATGGTCCTAAACCGAAATCTTCAAACGATTCCGAACGCTTCGATGTCAACATTCGTGTACCGGATGTTGAAGGGCCCAATGAGTCTTCGGCAGTTCGAAGATTTCGAAGTCTCACCTTGCTGTAATCTATAGCAATACGGGGTTCCGAATATTGTAACTCAGAGAAAGGCATTTCCGGTTCCAGCAGATCACATAGAGTTGTCCCAGCCCAAGCGAATGCGGAAACTCTTTCACGTAATACTGGAATTGAAAGGGTTGGTTTGATGATTTCCTCCTCATCGGTCCAGAAGAACTCGCTCAGAGAACGGGCGAACTCCTCGCGCAAATAATCTTCTTCGATGGTAGTAGATAAAATGTAGGTAAGCGGTTCCTCCGTGCATGTTCCCGTCGCCAAGACACACTGGAGTACTGTCATAACGAAATCTGCACTAACGCCCAAATCGTTAAATCCGAGCATCTCGAGGTCAACTAGGTTGTACACTTCATTGATGTTCATCACTGCTCTGTAATGTAATTCCGGTAAAATGAATCGAATAACGTGGATAAAAAGTGCCTTCAAAATTACCTGATACGTTTTGAAACCTTTTCGATTGGTGAAAAAGGCGTCAACGCCCCAATCAGCCAAACTGTTCTCAAAACAATGAAACCATTTTCTggcgaacaactttttttttgtacatattcaaAAGAGCGCGAAAGGGAACGATCAACCAAGATCAATATTTAGACAGGTGTCCCTTTtgtgtttgcaacacaaaaggtgcaattaacccattttaggccaagcgttcgaaaaatcaaacagcaaatttgataatttgtcatggctttggaaagcaaccaaatAATAGCTTAGTCTTTcagctaccacttactatcaattGCGTTCAGTGTTGTATAACttcattgggcaataaattcagtttgaagcaactatgtgcgaaaagtacattacctcacataacctaacaaaaagcaaaacctaataaaatgcaaaaatatgtaaacttttctacagtattattttgataaaagatcacacattgtgatgtagggaaaaaacatattttttaaaatcgtttatttttacaggcacggttacataagtttaaaggagccgaactcctcactgtattgttacaagtatatataaacatttttcattaattccaaTGTTATCAATGTAGAGAACCGCCCAGCaatcattaaatcgtataattttgcacgtgccaagtcttacaagaaatccgaataaatcataatcgcatataatatcaatcaaagtatgtatcgtgtatatttgaaatcgcataaaatgtaaaaactcgattttatatactattatcaaattaagtcgcatatcggtataataaacatcaattttatgatgtacattgtcgtaaaatatatttaatccgcatcatatgcgtatattacgctgatgcagtttgtgtgtcgtataagcgtataatttaaatcgattcagtactgtagaaaatcgtgttgcatgctgaagaaaatcatgaaacagtaaatcatattagatcctaataaaggacatattacatcatattgaaatgtcaatgaaatg
Protein-coding sequences here:
- the LOC129762940 gene encoding uncharacterized protein LOC129762940; protein product: MNINEVYNLVDLEMLGFNDLGVSADFVMTVLQCVLATGTCTEEPLTYILSTTIEEDYLREEFARSLSEFFWTDEEEIIKPTLSIPVLRERVSAFAWAGTTLCDLLEPEMPFSELQYSEPRIAIDYSKVRLRNLRTAEDSLGPSTSGTRMLTSKRSESFEDFGLGPSSCKKSRLLEPSLSGIQIVSPFGEKFLPLESSSKAPMRSMLLELAYNADSRSSPCCKQSHVLESSANESDTSLSDEQPR